From Cellulomonas dongxiuzhuiae, the proteins below share one genomic window:
- a CDS encoding alanine/glycine:cation symporter family protein produces the protein MDLQVGIDWLTNALYSYWLVYVLVGVGLWFTVRTGAAQVRLFPAMVRQLFSSRSDAAGGISSFQAFAVGLASRVGTGNIAGVAVALTLGGPGAVFWMWVVASVGMATALIEATLAQVFKVRQEDGSYRGGPAYYIQRGLGSYRWGAVFAVLLVVTFGFAFNMVQANTIADTLSASHEVPVAWTAVGLVVVSAPVLFGGVRRVARVAEIVVPLMAGAYLLLAIVIVALNLSALPDVVGQILRGAFGLDSALAGTAGGVLAAVLNGTKRGLFSNEAGMGSAPNTAATATVSHPVKQGLVQSFGVFVDTMLVCSATAFIVLSAGPEVYVPGRTGPNAGAALTSAAIEHKLGSWTALPMTVLVFSFAFSSVLGNYSYAETNLTYLGIHGRALNALRTLVLAAVGAGSLLALTTVWAVADIAMALMATVNLVAILLLSGWALGALADYRAASRAGRHDRFVGHGNPLLPGDVPGDVWEAGVHDGDAVPAR, from the coding sequence ATGGACCTGCAGGTGGGGATCGACTGGCTCACGAACGCGCTGTACTCGTACTGGCTGGTCTACGTGCTCGTCGGCGTGGGCCTGTGGTTCACGGTCCGCACGGGTGCCGCCCAGGTGCGGCTGTTCCCGGCGATGGTCCGCCAGCTGTTCTCGTCCCGGTCGGACGCGGCGGGCGGCATCTCGTCGTTCCAGGCGTTCGCCGTGGGTCTCGCCTCGCGCGTGGGGACGGGCAACATCGCCGGTGTCGCGGTCGCGCTGACGCTCGGCGGACCGGGCGCGGTCTTCTGGATGTGGGTCGTGGCCTCGGTCGGCATGGCCACCGCCCTCATCGAGGCGACGCTCGCCCAGGTGTTCAAGGTGCGCCAGGAGGACGGCTCGTACCGCGGGGGACCGGCGTACTACATCCAGCGCGGGCTGGGGTCGTACCGGTGGGGCGCGGTGTTCGCGGTGCTGCTCGTGGTCACGTTCGGGTTCGCCTTCAACATGGTGCAGGCGAACACCATCGCCGACACGCTGTCCGCCAGCCACGAGGTCCCCGTCGCGTGGACCGCGGTGGGTCTCGTGGTCGTGTCCGCACCGGTGCTGTTCGGAGGGGTGCGCCGCGTCGCGCGGGTCGCCGAGATCGTCGTGCCGCTCATGGCCGGCGCGTACCTGCTGCTCGCGATCGTCATCGTGGCGCTCAACCTGTCGGCTCTCCCGGACGTCGTCGGGCAGATCCTGCGGGGCGCGTTCGGGCTGGACAGCGCGCTGGCCGGCACGGCCGGGGGCGTCCTGGCGGCGGTGCTCAACGGCACCAAGCGCGGCCTGTTCTCCAACGAGGCCGGCATGGGCTCGGCGCCGAACACCGCGGCCACTGCCACCGTCTCGCACCCCGTGAAGCAGGGCCTGGTGCAGTCGTTCGGGGTGTTCGTGGACACCATGCTCGTGTGCTCGGCGACGGCGTTCATCGTCCTGTCCGCCGGGCCCGAGGTCTACGTGCCGGGCAGGACCGGCCCGAACGCCGGTGCGGCGCTGACGTCGGCCGCGATCGAGCACAAGCTGGGGTCATGGACGGCCCTGCCGATGACGGTGCTGGTGTTCTCGTTCGCGTTCAGCTCGGTCCTCGGCAACTACTCCTACGCGGAGACCAACCTCACGTACCTCGGCATCCACGGCCGCGCCCTGAACGCGCTGCGCACGCTCGTCCTCGCTGCCGTCGGCGCGGGCTCGCTCCTCGCGCTCACCACCGTGTGGGCGGTCGCCGACATCGCCATGGCGCTGATGGCCACGGTCAACCTCGTGGCGATCCTGCTGCTGTCCGGCTGGGCGCTGGGAGCGCTGGCGGACTACCGGGCGGCGAGCCGCGCGGGCCGGCACGACCGGTTCGTCGGGCACGGCAACCCGCTGCTGCCCGGCGACGTGCCGGGTGACGTGTGGGAGGCGGGCGTGCACGACGGCGACGCCGTCCCCGCGCGGTGA
- a CDS encoding alpha/beta hydrolase, protein MDVVFVHGSGSAGAAAWPQQAAAAEPGWLFLTREGVADDAARDARRLLAWLRARGGGHVVASSYGANAAVLAAQIEPAVVRSLALLEPACFDLARGEPAVEEHIAAMTPVFEAADDASVSARDFSRRFSAAMGMEPPDVPEEELQARVSRLRALRPPWGIGLRSQRGLPARTLVVTGGGSRIYEETAGALVALGAQHVTLEGAGHRVQDHPRATQVLRQHWIG, encoded by the coding sequence ATGGATGTGGTGTTCGTTCACGGATCGGGGAGCGCGGGAGCCGCCGCCTGGCCGCAGCAGGCGGCGGCCGCGGAGCCCGGCTGGCTGTTCCTGACGCGCGAAGGTGTCGCCGACGATGCCGCTCGGGACGCTCGACGCCTCCTGGCGTGGCTCCGTGCTCGCGGCGGAGGGCACGTCGTCGCCTCGTCGTACGGCGCGAACGCGGCGGTGCTGGCCGCCCAGATCGAGCCCGCCGTGGTGCGGTCGCTGGCACTCCTGGAGCCCGCGTGCTTCGACCTGGCGCGCGGAGAGCCGGCCGTCGAGGAGCACATCGCGGCGATGACGCCCGTGTTCGAGGCCGCCGACGACGCGTCCGTGTCAGCGCGTGACTTCTCGCGGCGGTTCTCGGCTGCGATGGGGATGGAGCCCCCTGACGTGCCGGAGGAGGAGCTGCAGGCGAGGGTCAGCCGCCTGCGGGCGCTTCGCCCGCCGTGGGGCATCGGACTGCGGTCGCAGCGGGGCCTGCCCGCCAGGACGTTGGTCGTCACCGGCGGTGGGAGCCGCATCTACGAGGAGACCGCCGGGGCCCTCGTCGCGCTCGGCGCCCAGCACGTGACCCTCGAGGGCGCCGGCCACCGCGTACAGGACCACCCACGGGCTACCCAGGTGCTCAGGCAGCACTGGATCGGCTGA
- a CDS encoding methyltransferase domain-containing protein: MTTRTHDVYTHGHHESVLRSHRWRTAENSAGYLLPALAPGQRLLDVGCGPGTVTVDLASRVAPGEVVGVDRSAAVLAVATEHAAEKGAANVRFEVGDAYALEFEDDTFDVVHAHQVLQHLTDPVAALREMRRVTRPGGVVAVRDADYAGMTWYPPHPGLDEWQALYHEVTQANGAEADAGRRLLSWVREAGFDPAGVAPGAGVWCYATPEDRTWWAGLWADRCVTSNFAVQAMEHHLADEVALELLADAWREWGTSPDGWFLVPHGEVLARA, translated from the coding sequence GTGACCACGCGGACCCACGACGTCTACACGCACGGCCACCACGAGAGCGTGCTGCGCTCGCACCGGTGGCGCACGGCGGAGAACTCCGCCGGGTACCTGCTGCCCGCGCTCGCGCCCGGGCAGCGGCTGCTCGACGTCGGGTGCGGGCCCGGCACGGTGACGGTGGACCTCGCGTCCCGCGTCGCGCCCGGCGAGGTCGTCGGCGTGGACCGGTCCGCCGCCGTGCTCGCGGTGGCCACGGAGCACGCCGCCGAGAAGGGCGCGGCCAACGTGCGCTTCGAGGTCGGGGACGCGTACGCGCTGGAGTTCGAGGACGACACGTTTGACGTCGTGCACGCCCACCAGGTGCTGCAGCACCTCACCGACCCCGTCGCCGCGCTGCGCGAGATGCGCCGGGTGACGCGGCCCGGTGGCGTCGTCGCCGTGCGGGACGCGGACTACGCGGGCATGACGTGGTACCCGCCGCACCCGGGCCTCGACGAGTGGCAGGCGCTCTACCACGAGGTCACGCAGGCCAACGGGGCCGAGGCGGACGCCGGACGTCGCCTGCTGTCGTGGGTCCGCGAGGCCGGCTTCGACCCTGCCGGCGTCGCGCCGGGCGCGGGCGTCTGGTGCTACGCGACCCCCGAGGACCGCACGTGGTGGGCGGGGCTGTGGGCCGACCGGTGCGTGACGTCGAACTTCGCCGTGCAGGCGATGGAGCACCACCTCGCCGACGAGGTCGCACTCGAGCTGCTCGCCGACGCGTGGCGCGAGTGGGGCACGTCGCCCGACGGCTGGTTCCTCGTGCCGCACGGCGAGGTGCTCGCGCGCGCCTGA
- a CDS encoding fumarylacetoacetate hydrolase family protein: MRIARFTNGSDPRYALVEGEPGHEELVVITGDPIYTPVQPTGERVRLDDDGVRLLAPVIPRSKIVGVGRNYAAHAAEHGNDVPTSPLLFLKPNTSVIGPDDPIVLPDWTEHVEHEAELAVVIGKVTKDVSPERALHHVFGYTVANDVTARDIQRSDAQWTRGKGFDTSCPIGPWIVPGLDVDDLPVTARVNGEPRQDGRTSQMVFDVAFLVSYASEVFTLLPGDVILTGTPAGVGRIEHRDVVEVEVGEIGVLRNPVVRRTP, encoded by the coding sequence GTGCGCATCGCCAGGTTCACCAACGGTTCCGACCCCCGCTACGCGCTCGTCGAGGGCGAGCCCGGCCACGAGGAGCTCGTCGTCATCACCGGCGACCCGATCTACACGCCCGTGCAGCCGACGGGTGAGCGGGTCCGGCTCGACGACGACGGCGTGCGCCTGCTGGCGCCCGTCATCCCGCGCTCCAAGATCGTCGGTGTGGGCCGCAACTACGCCGCGCACGCGGCCGAGCACGGCAACGACGTCCCGACGTCGCCGCTGCTGTTTCTCAAGCCCAACACCTCGGTCATCGGCCCGGACGACCCGATCGTGCTGCCGGACTGGACGGAGCACGTCGAGCACGAGGCCGAGCTGGCCGTCGTCATCGGCAAGGTCACCAAGGACGTCAGCCCCGAGCGTGCCCTGCACCACGTCTTCGGCTACACCGTCGCCAACGACGTCACGGCGCGCGACATCCAGCGCTCCGACGCCCAGTGGACGCGCGGCAAGGGCTTCGACACGTCGTGCCCCATCGGCCCGTGGATCGTGCCGGGCCTCGACGTCGACGACCTGCCCGTCACGGCCCGGGTCAACGGCGAGCCGCGACAGGACGGGCGCACGTCGCAGATGGTCTTCGACGTCGCGTTCCTCGTGTCGTACGCCTCCGAGGTGTTCACGCTGCTGCCCGGCGACGTGATCCTCACCGGGACACCCGCGGGCGTCGGGCGCATCGAGCACCGCGACGTCGTCGAGGTCGAGGTCGGGGAGATCGGGGTCCTGCGCAACCCCGTGGTGCGCCGCACCCCGTAG
- a CDS encoding heparan-alpha-glucosaminide N-acetyltransferase domain-containing protein encodes MPRVRRIVGVDTARGLAVLGMVTAHVGLDDPDRAFPPGGWSQLADGRPSALFVLLAGVGLALLSGGDDPVDGTRLVQARLRVLVRAVLLVVLGTLLVLLDTPVVVILVVYAGLFAAGVAVLRWPRWALVVAAVVVALLGPVVRRQVAPHLEVTDARPLDLPAVLVGDYYPAVVWLAYVLVGLAVGRSDLRAARTHAALLVWGVALVALGHGGAWAARLVLGRVTELTTSEPHSSTFFEVAGNTGACLLVLAVCLAVGTRWPRLLAPLSATGALALTAYTGQLLVIAVLGDEVVWEPTLGSWLAFLLVTLALCWVWHATLGRGPLELLLHTVSLRAADVAPDVLPARRGAARDASDEGAGDPDRPVAGAERPR; translated from the coding sequence ATGCCCAGGGTGCGACGCATCGTCGGGGTGGACACCGCCCGTGGGCTGGCCGTGCTCGGGATGGTGACCGCGCACGTCGGGCTCGACGACCCCGACCGTGCGTTCCCGCCCGGCGGCTGGTCGCAGCTCGCCGACGGCCGACCCTCGGCGCTCTTCGTGCTGCTGGCCGGCGTCGGTCTCGCGCTGCTGTCCGGCGGCGACGACCCCGTGGACGGCACCCGCCTGGTCCAGGCGCGGCTGCGGGTCCTCGTGCGGGCCGTGCTGCTCGTCGTCCTCGGCACGCTGCTCGTGCTCCTGGACACGCCCGTCGTCGTGATCCTCGTGGTCTACGCGGGCCTCTTCGCCGCGGGGGTCGCCGTCCTGCGGTGGCCGCGCTGGGCGCTGGTCGTCGCCGCCGTCGTCGTCGCGCTCCTCGGGCCCGTGGTGCGCCGGCAGGTCGCGCCGCACCTCGAGGTGACCGACGCGCGCCCCCTCGACCTGCCCGCCGTGCTGGTGGGCGACTACTACCCCGCGGTCGTGTGGCTCGCCTACGTGCTGGTCGGGCTCGCGGTCGGCCGCAGCGACCTGCGCGCCGCCCGCACGCACGCGGCGCTCTTGGTCTGGGGGGTCGCGCTCGTCGCTCTCGGTCACGGCGGGGCGTGGGCCGCGCGGCTCGTGCTGGGCCGGGTCACCGAGCTCACGACGTCCGAGCCGCACTCGTCGACGTTCTTCGAGGTCGCCGGGAACACCGGCGCGTGCCTGCTGGTGCTGGCCGTCTGCCTCGCCGTGGGGACGCGGTGGCCGCGCCTGCTCGCACCGCTGTCGGCGACGGGCGCGCTCGCGCTCACCGCCTACACCGGCCAGCTGCTGGTGATCGCCGTGCTCGGCGACGAGGTCGTCTGGGAGCCGACCCTCGGGAGCTGGCTCGCGTTCCTGCTCGTGACGCTCGCGCTGTGCTGGGTGTGGCACGCGACGCTCGGGCGGGGACCGCTGGAGCTTCTGCTCCACACGGTGTCGCTGCGCGCCGCCGACGTCGCGCCGGACGTGCTACCCGCGCGTCGCGGGGCGGCGCGCGACGCGAGCGACGAGGGCGCCGGCGACCCCGACCGGCCCGTCGCCGGGGCCGAGCGCCCGCGCTGA
- the hisN gene encoding histidinol-phosphatase — translation MAYDDDLRLAHVVADTVDSLTMSRFKAQDLQVETKPDLTPVTDADRAAEDLVRSQLGRARPRDAVHGEERSDTGHGPRRWVVDPIDGTKNFVRGVPVWATLLALMDGDEVVLGVVSAPALGRRWWAAKGTGAFTGKSLAAATRLRVSGVERLEDASLSYSDLGEWEEHGRLDPFLDLSRRVWRTRAYGDFWSYVLVAEGAVDVAAEPELELYDMAALVPVVTEAGGRFTSLKGVDGPHGGNAVVTNGLLHDEVLAVLEGR, via the coding sequence ATGGCCTACGACGACGACCTCCGGCTGGCGCACGTCGTCGCCGACACGGTCGACTCGCTGACGATGTCGCGCTTCAAGGCGCAGGACCTGCAGGTCGAGACCAAGCCGGACCTGACGCCCGTCACCGACGCGGACCGTGCGGCCGAGGACCTGGTGCGCTCCCAGCTGGGCCGCGCGCGACCGCGTGACGCGGTGCACGGCGAGGAGCGCTCGGACACCGGGCACGGCCCGCGCCGCTGGGTCGTCGACCCCATCGACGGCACCAAGAACTTCGTCCGCGGGGTCCCCGTCTGGGCGACGCTGCTGGCACTGATGGACGGCGACGAGGTCGTGCTCGGCGTGGTGAGCGCCCCGGCGCTCGGCCGGCGCTGGTGGGCCGCCAAGGGCACGGGCGCGTTCACGGGCAAGTCCCTCGCGGCCGCGACGCGGCTGCGCGTCTCGGGCGTGGAGCGGCTCGAGGACGCGTCGCTGTCGTACTCCGACCTGGGCGAGTGGGAGGAGCACGGGCGCCTCGACCCGTTCCTCGACCTGAGCCGTCGCGTGTGGCGCACGCGGGCCTACGGCGACTTCTGGTCGTACGTGCTCGTCGCGGAGGGTGCGGTCGACGTGGCCGCCGAGCCCGAGCTCGAGCTGTACGACATGGCGGCGCTCGTCCCCGTCGTCACCGAGGCGGGCGGCCGCTTCACGTCCCTGAAGGGCGTCGACGGCCCGCACGGCGGCAACGCCGTCGTCACCAACGGCCTGCTGCACGACGAGGTCCTGGCCGTGCTGGAGGGCCGATGA
- a CDS encoding GTP pyrophosphokinase, translating into MHGTVAGPLTEPTWGPAATAAHLDPAGVAQHVRDAQRETARFRMGYEFGIEEMLTKIRILRSEFRQTHDHNPIEHVTSRLKSMDSIIDKAVRYGCATDLPTIRERIRDIAGIRITCSFESDAYWVADMLSRQPDVEIVQRKDYVAAPKANGYRSLHLIVRIPVFLSDRTEHVFVEVQIRTIAMDFWASVEHKLSYKYRGALPPHLRDELLDAAASAAELDARMGRLRDEVRDLGGDGTPGAPRGAATSPV; encoded by the coding sequence ATGCACGGCACCGTCGCAGGACCGCTGACCGAGCCGACCTGGGGTCCCGCAGCGACGGCGGCCCACCTGGACCCCGCCGGTGTCGCGCAGCACGTGCGGGACGCGCAGCGGGAGACGGCCCGGTTCCGGATGGGCTACGAGTTCGGCATCGAGGAGATGCTGACGAAGATCCGCATCCTGCGCTCGGAGTTCCGCCAGACGCACGACCACAACCCCATCGAGCACGTCACGTCGCGGCTGAAGTCGATGGACTCCATCATCGACAAGGCCGTGCGGTACGGCTGCGCCACCGACCTGCCGACCATCCGCGAGCGCATCCGCGACATCGCCGGCATCCGCATCACGTGCAGCTTCGAGTCGGACGCGTACTGGGTCGCCGACATGCTGTCGCGGCAGCCGGACGTCGAGATCGTGCAGCGCAAGGACTACGTCGCCGCCCCCAAGGCGAACGGGTACCGCTCGCTGCACCTCATCGTGCGCATACCGGTGTTCCTGTCCGACCGCACCGAGCACGTGTTCGTCGAGGTGCAGATCCGCACGATCGCCATGGACTTCTGGGCGAGCGTCGAGCACAAGCTCTCGTACAAGTACCGGGGCGCGCTGCCGCCGCACCTGCGCGACGAGCTGCTGGACGCGGCCGCGTCGGCGGCCGAGCTCGACGCGCGCATGGGCCGGCTGCGCGACGAGGTGCGGGACCTGGGCGGGGACGGCACCCCGGGCGCACCTCGTGGGGCCGCGACGTCGCCGGTCTGA
- the gltX gene encoding glutamate--tRNA ligase, which translates to MSASSPVRVRFCPSPTGTPHVGLIRTALFNWAYARHVGGTFVFRIEDTDPARDSQESYLQLLDALRWLGMDWDEGVEVGGPHEPYRQSQRYDLYRDVVARLVEGGYAYESFSTPEEVEARHRAAGRDPKLGYDGYDRDLTDEQKAAYRADGREPVIRVRMPDEDVSFVDLVRGEITFKGGSVPDYVIVRGNGHPLYTLVNPVDDALMGITHVLRGEDLLSSTPRQVVLYRALLDLGVATVMPQFGHLPYVMGEGNKKLSKRDPESNLFLHRDRGFTPEGLLNYLALLGWSIAPDRDVFTMAEMVAAFDVADVNPNPARFDLKKAEAINGAHVRMLAPEDFRDRLVPYLHAAGLVPADSYADLSPEHRALLDAGAPLVQERMTLLGEAVGMLGFLFVADDALEVAEDARGALRAESADVLDRAAQVLDGIPADGFTTDATQTALGAALVSPVEEGGLGIKPRFAYTPLRVALTGRRVSPPLFESMEILGKDATLARIAALRATL; encoded by the coding sequence GTGTCCGCCAGCAGTCCCGTGCGCGTCCGTTTCTGCCCGTCCCCGACGGGCACGCCCCACGTCGGCCTCATCCGTACCGCGCTGTTCAACTGGGCGTACGCACGTCACGTGGGCGGCACGTTCGTGTTCCGCATCGAGGACACCGACCCGGCGCGCGACTCGCAGGAGTCGTACCTGCAGCTGCTCGACGCGCTGCGCTGGCTGGGCATGGACTGGGACGAGGGTGTCGAGGTCGGCGGCCCGCACGAGCCGTACCGGCAGTCGCAGCGCTACGACCTGTACCGCGACGTCGTCGCGCGCCTGGTCGAGGGCGGCTACGCCTACGAGTCGTTCTCGACCCCCGAGGAGGTCGAGGCGCGGCACCGCGCTGCCGGGCGGGACCCCAAGCTCGGGTACGACGGCTACGACCGGGACCTCACCGACGAGCAGAAGGCCGCCTACCGGGCGGACGGACGCGAGCCGGTCATCCGGGTGCGGATGCCCGACGAGGACGTCTCGTTCGTCGACCTGGTGCGCGGCGAGATCACGTTCAAGGGCGGGTCGGTGCCCGACTACGTCATCGTCCGCGGCAACGGGCACCCGCTGTACACGCTCGTCAACCCGGTCGACGACGCGCTCATGGGCATCACGCACGTGCTGCGCGGCGAGGACCTGCTGTCCTCGACGCCGCGTCAGGTCGTGCTCTACCGGGCGCTGCTCGACCTGGGCGTCGCCACCGTCATGCCGCAGTTCGGCCACCTGCCGTACGTCATGGGCGAGGGCAACAAGAAGCTCTCCAAGCGCGACCCCGAGTCCAACCTGTTCCTGCACCGGGACCGCGGGTTCACCCCCGAGGGGCTGCTCAACTACCTCGCGCTGCTGGGCTGGTCCATCGCGCCCGACCGCGACGTGTTCACGATGGCCGAGATGGTCGCGGCGTTCGACGTCGCCGACGTCAACCCGAACCCCGCGCGCTTCGACCTGAAGAAGGCCGAGGCCATCAACGGTGCGCACGTGCGCATGCTCGCCCCCGAGGACTTCCGCGACCGCCTCGTGCCCTACCTGCACGCCGCGGGCCTGGTCCCCGCGGACTCCTACGCGGACCTGTCGCCGGAGCACCGCGCGCTGCTCGACGCGGGCGCCCCGCTGGTCCAGGAGCGCATGACGCTGCTGGGCGAGGCCGTCGGCATGCTCGGCTTCCTCTTCGTCGCGGACGACGCGCTCGAGGTCGCCGAGGACGCCCGCGGCGCGCTGCGGGCCGAGTCGGCCGACGTGCTCGACCGCGCCGCGCAGGTGCTGGACGGGATCCCCGCCGACGGCTTCACGACCGACGCGACGCAGACCGCGCTCGGCGCCGCGCTCGTGTCGCCGGTGGAGGAGGGCGGCCTGGGCATCAAGCCCCGGTTCGCGTACACCCCGCTGCGCGTCGCGCTGACGGGCCGCCGCGTGTCGCCGCCCCTGTTCGAGTCCATGGAGATCCTCGGCAAGGACGCGACCCTGGCGCGGATCGCCGCGCTGCGCGCGACCCTGTGA
- a CDS encoding class I SAM-dependent methyltransferase, protein MSAPDRDRPVGPHAEHAASFTHHADEYAAVRPGYPPAAVDLLVPSDAHDVLDLAAGTGKLTESLVARGLRVVAVEPADGMREQLAARLPQVEVHAGTAEAIPLADASVDAVTVAQAWHWFDEPVAAAEVARVLRPGGTLGIVWNDRDEDVPWVGAYGALLHEAAGPQLARGTHPTLGDAFTDVLRTDVRWEHVLTPDELVRLAGTRSYALVLPPDERAALLDRVRTLVTTHPDLAGLDRVPVPYVARVYTARRR, encoded by the coding sequence ATGAGCGCTCCGGACCGGGACCGCCCGGTGGGCCCGCACGCCGAGCACGCGGCGTCCTTCACGCACCACGCCGACGAGTACGCCGCCGTCCGCCCGGGCTACCCGCCCGCCGCGGTCGACCTGCTGGTCCCGTCGGACGCTCACGACGTCCTGGACCTGGCCGCCGGCACGGGCAAGCTCACCGAGTCGCTCGTGGCGCGCGGGCTGCGCGTGGTGGCCGTCGAGCCCGCCGACGGCATGCGCGAGCAGCTCGCCGCGCGTCTCCCGCAGGTCGAGGTGCACGCGGGCACGGCGGAGGCGATTCCCCTGGCCGACGCGTCCGTCGACGCCGTCACGGTCGCCCAGGCGTGGCACTGGTTCGACGAGCCCGTCGCGGCGGCCGAGGTCGCGCGCGTGCTGCGCCCGGGCGGCACGCTCGGGATCGTCTGGAACGACCGTGACGAGGACGTGCCCTGGGTCGGGGCGTACGGCGCGCTGCTGCACGAGGCGGCCGGACCCCAGCTCGCACGCGGCACGCACCCCACGCTCGGTGACGCGTTCACCGACGTCCTGCGCACCGACGTGCGGTGGGAGCACGTCCTGACGCCCGACGAGCTCGTCCGACTCGCGGGCACGCGCTCCTACGCGCTGGTCCTGCCGCCCGACGAGCGGGCCGCGCTGCTGGACCGGGTGCGGACGCTCGTCACGACGCACCCCGACCTCGCGGGGCTCGACCGGGTCCCGGTCCCCTACGTGGCGCGCGTGTACACGGCCCGTCGCCGCTGA
- a CDS encoding HAD family hydrolase, producing MTAVDGVLFDIDDTLVETRAAFRVALAAVLDRYAPGVDVDAALVLWRADPGGHYRAYTRGELTFREQRMTRANELHAAVGGPVLDDDAYDAWDALFDDAFAAGWTAHADADPVLARLLDAGVRIGALTNARHAYQSTKLARAGLGERLEVLVGVDTLGFGKPDPRVFLEACRRLGTAPARTAYVGDELDVDAVAARDAGLVGVWLDRPGPRRVPVTDAEVASADVLVIRSLDELPGILDLA from the coding sequence GTGACGGCGGTCGACGGCGTCCTGTTCGACATCGACGACACGCTCGTCGAGACGCGTGCGGCCTTCCGCGTCGCGCTCGCCGCGGTGCTCGACCGGTACGCGCCGGGCGTGGACGTCGACGCGGCGCTCGTCCTGTGGCGAGCGGACCCCGGCGGGCACTACCGCGCGTACACGCGCGGCGAGCTGACGTTCCGCGAGCAGCGCATGACGCGCGCGAACGAGCTGCACGCGGCGGTCGGTGGCCCGGTGCTCGACGACGACGCGTACGACGCGTGGGACGCGCTCTTCGACGACGCGTTCGCCGCGGGGTGGACGGCGCACGCCGACGCCGACCCGGTGCTGGCCCGGCTGCTCGACGCGGGCGTCCGCATCGGGGCGCTGACGAACGCGCGGCACGCGTACCAGAGCACCAAGCTGGCGCGCGCCGGACTGGGGGAGCGGCTGGAGGTGCTCGTCGGCGTCGACACCCTCGGCTTCGGCAAACCGGACCCGCGGGTCTTCCTCGAGGCGTGCCGGCGCCTGGGCACGGCACCGGCCCGCACGGCCTACGTCGGTGACGAGCTCGACGTCGACGCCGTGGCCGCGCGGGACGCGGGACTGGTGGGCGTCTGGCTGGACCGGCCGGGTCCGCGCCGCGTCCCGGTGACCGACGCCGAGGTCGCGTCGGCCGACGTGCTCGTCATCCGGTCGCTCGACGAGCTCCCCGGCATCCTCGACCTGGCCTGA